A genomic window from Actinomycetaceae bacterium MB13-C1-2 includes:
- the nusG gene encoding transcription termination/antitermination protein NusG translates to MKDELEVEGVAEAVVEELEELREEVDGAQLEASAMEIADEVLEEAEEEIESEAAEEYAEEADGVDAVEALRQELIEDGGEWYVIHTYSGHERKVRSNLLQRIDNLGMSRMIPRVEVPLEEVTEIRNTVRKKVMRVRFPGYCLVQMRGTGFDEEMDGELWRVVKETPAVTGFVGDQYNPVPLKVDEVVDMLAPGLLVGQEVKVTKTKKAQAVVDFEVGEVVIVTDGPFEEMTAEISEIMPETQKLKVLVTIFERETPMELGFEQVRKMTS, encoded by the coding sequence ATGAAAGACGAACTTGAAGTAGAAGGCGTGGCCGAAGCTGTCGTTGAAGAGCTTGAGGAACTTCGGGAAGAGGTTGATGGCGCGCAGCTTGAGGCCTCTGCGATGGAGATCGCAGACGAGGTCCTCGAAGAGGCCGAGGAGGAAATCGAATCCGAGGCGGCCGAGGAGTACGCGGAGGAAGCCGACGGAGTGGACGCTGTCGAGGCGCTGCGCCAAGAGCTAATCGAGGATGGTGGCGAGTGGTACGTCATCCACACGTACTCCGGCCACGAACGTAAGGTTCGCTCTAACCTCCTGCAGCGCATTGACAATCTGGGCATGAGCCGGATGATTCCGCGCGTCGAGGTTCCTCTTGAAGAGGTCACTGAGATCCGTAATACCGTGCGTAAGAAGGTCATGCGCGTACGTTTCCCCGGATACTGCCTGGTTCAGATGCGTGGAACCGGTTTTGACGAGGAGATGGATGGCGAGCTTTGGCGCGTCGTCAAAGAAACTCCAGCGGTCACAGGCTTCGTCGGTGACCAGTACAACCCGGTGCCGTTGAAGGTGGACGAGGTTGTGGACATGCTCGCTCCCGGCCTTTTGGTTGGCCAGGAGGTCAAGGTCACAAAGACAAAGAAGGCTCAGGCAGTCGTGGACTTCGAGGTGGGCGAGGTTGTAATCGTCACCGATGGTCCGTTCGAGGAAATGACCGCCGAGATCTCCGAAATCATGCCCGAAACCCAGAAGCTCAAGGTTCTGGTCACCATCTTTGAGCGCGAGACTCCGATGGAACTCGGCTTCGAGCAGGTAAGGAAGATGACCTCGTAG
- the rplJ gene encoding 50S ribosomal protein L10, with protein sequence MAKMDKAVVIEELSDKFRDSGAVVLTEYRGLTVGQLKELRRGLGGDVEYKVVKNTLASIAAKNVGLDFLEEDLSGPTAVAFISGEPVEAAKVLRDYAKANPALVLKSGAMDGVALSNEAVKKLADLESRDVLLAKAAGAMKAKISQAAYAFNALPSKLVRTVDALREKQEAA encoded by the coding sequence ATGGCGAAGATGGACAAAGCAGTAGTTATTGAAGAACTGAGCGACAAGTTCCGTGATTCAGGTGCGGTGGTTCTGACCGAATACCGCGGACTGACCGTAGGTCAGCTGAAGGAGCTGCGTCGCGGACTTGGCGGAGACGTCGAGTACAAGGTCGTCAAGAACACTCTTGCGTCAATCGCGGCGAAGAACGTCGGTCTTGATTTCCTTGAGGAAGACCTTTCGGGTCCGACCGCTGTTGCTTTTATTAGCGGCGAGCCGGTTGAGGCTGCCAAGGTTCTCCGCGACTACGCGAAGGCTAACCCCGCTCTGGTACTGAAGTCTGGTGCCATGGACGGAGTTGCCCTATCAAATGAGGCAGTAAAGAAGCTTGCTGATCTCGAGTCCCGTGATGTTCTGTTGGCGAAGGCCGCAGGCGCTATGAAGGCTAAGATCTCGCAGGCGGCGTACGCGTTCAACGCGCTGCCCTCGAAGCTGGTACGCACGGTTGATGCCCTGCGTGAAAAGCAGGAAGCCGCCTAG
- a CDS encoding pyridoxal phosphate-dependent aminotransferase, producing MSKSLNHRASARLSAIAPSATLAVDAKSKAMKAAGEPVINFAPGEPDFPTPEHIVQAALQAVTDPASHKYTPASGLPALRQAIADRVGVFGDAPLSPADVIVTNGGKQAVFQACAAIIDDGDEVLLPAPYWTTYPETIQLAGGVTVPVETTYQTDYKVTVDQLEAARTDKTIAMILCSPSNPTGGVYTPEEIRAIGEWALENGVWIISDEIYDQLTYDGTVAEPVWRAVPEVANQTIVVNGVAKSYSMTGWRVGWMFGPSDVIKVANAFQSHLSSNVNNIAQKAAIAALTGPQEPVEQMREAFDRRRKLIVELLKEIGGFDVPTPTGAFYVYPYVGRVLGKTIGGVKVESSSDLAEVILDQAQVAVVPGEAFGTPGYLRLSYAVSDEDIAEGIGRIEKLMSTAE from the coding sequence GTGAGTAAATCCTTGAACCATCGCGCATCAGCGCGTCTGAGCGCTATCGCTCCGTCCGCAACCCTAGCCGTCGACGCCAAGAGCAAAGCTATGAAGGCAGCCGGCGAACCTGTAATCAACTTCGCACCAGGTGAGCCGGATTTCCCCACTCCCGAGCACATTGTTCAGGCAGCGCTCCAGGCCGTCACGGATCCTGCCAGCCACAAATACACCCCGGCTTCCGGACTCCCAGCTCTCCGTCAAGCAATCGCAGACCGAGTTGGCGTGTTCGGTGATGCCCCGCTTTCTCCCGCTGATGTCATCGTCACTAACGGAGGTAAGCAGGCGGTCTTCCAAGCGTGTGCGGCAATAATCGACGATGGGGACGAGGTACTGCTCCCCGCTCCATACTGGACCACGTACCCTGAGACGATCCAGCTTGCAGGCGGTGTCACCGTTCCGGTTGAGACCACATATCAAACCGACTATAAGGTCACCGTAGACCAGCTTGAAGCCGCCAGGACCGACAAGACAATCGCGATGATTCTCTGCTCACCTTCGAACCCAACGGGCGGTGTCTACACACCCGAGGAGATCCGCGCGATCGGCGAGTGGGCCCTCGAAAATGGTGTCTGGATCATCTCGGATGAGATCTATGATCAGCTCACCTACGACGGCACGGTTGCCGAACCTGTCTGGCGGGCGGTCCCCGAGGTCGCAAACCAGACCATCGTTGTCAATGGTGTCGCAAAGTCCTACTCAATGACCGGGTGGAGGGTTGGCTGGATGTTCGGCCCCTCCGATGTCATTAAGGTTGCGAATGCTTTCCAGTCACATCTCTCCTCAAACGTCAACAACATCGCTCAGAAGGCTGCAATCGCCGCGCTGACCGGCCCACAGGAGCCGGTCGAGCAGATGCGTGAGGCATTCGATCGACGCCGCAAGTTGATTGTCGAATTACTGAAAGAGATTGGTGGTTTCGATGTTCCGACCCCAACCGGTGCGTTCTACGTCTATCCCTATGTGGGCCGCGTTTTGGGGAAGACCATCGGTGGGGTGAAAGTTGAGTCCTCGTCAGACTTGGCCGAGGTGATTCTGGATCAGGCCCAGGTCGCCGTTGTTCCAGGTGAGGCTTTTGGAACCCCGGGATACCTTCGTCTTTCATATGCAGTCTCGGACGAGGATATCGCCGAGGGCATCGGCCGCATCGAAAAACTGATGTCGACGGCGGAGTAG
- a CDS encoding alpha/beta hydrolase-fold protein, giving the protein MTTQIWTNVRSESLEMQTTLTVVTPEGDTSNPVAWPEVEPGLLVLLHGLTGNSAQWPVRADLQPVADRFNLVIATPEGQRSFWINQEYGLRYGDWVGVELPDLIRRTLRISASRDDTLVGGLSMGGYGAFRAAFDHPDVYSAAFSLSGCLDVADEEWRERHQELYLAGFGSPEYPRPEDDLIARLQEMSVVRDAGQPRSTRVEQTNNNQRQHPDNGGTAQTGTEPIPPSVSSDGADESTPASATQGQSRMKLFASCGTEDALLDQSRLFAEAAGAAGVELEYQEGAGDHNFEFWSHWLPIALDHLITR; this is encoded by the coding sequence ATGACAACGCAGATCTGGACTAACGTTCGCTCAGAATCACTGGAAATGCAGACAACCCTTACGGTGGTGACGCCGGAGGGAGACACAAGTAATCCAGTTGCTTGGCCTGAAGTGGAACCGGGCCTGCTGGTGCTGCTTCACGGCCTCACCGGTAACAGTGCCCAATGGCCTGTTAGAGCAGACTTGCAGCCGGTCGCGGACCGATTCAACCTGGTGATAGCGACGCCTGAGGGCCAGCGCTCGTTCTGGATCAATCAAGAATATGGGCTGAGGTACGGGGATTGGGTGGGAGTTGAACTCCCCGATCTGATCCGGCGAACCCTACGAATCTCAGCATCTCGGGATGACACTCTGGTGGGTGGACTGTCGATGGGAGGATATGGCGCATTCCGGGCAGCTTTCGATCATCCAGATGTGTATAGCGCGGCGTTCTCGCTATCAGGGTGCCTTGACGTCGCGGACGAGGAGTGGCGCGAACGTCACCAAGAGCTCTACCTGGCCGGTTTCGGCAGTCCCGAGTACCCTCGACCAGAGGACGATCTGATCGCCAGGCTTCAGGAAATGTCGGTGGTGCGCGATGCTGGGCAACCGCGTAGCACGAGAGTGGAGCAAACCAACAACAACCAGAGGCAACATCCAGACAATGGCGGGACTGCACAAACTGGCACCGAGCCGATCCCCCCAAGTGTGTCTTCGGATGGAGCGGACGAAAGCACCCCAGCCTCGGCGACGCAAGGACAATCCCGAATGAAGCTCTTCGCTTCGTGTGGCACCGAGGATGCACTACTTGACCAGAGTCGACTATTTGCGGAGGCCGCTGGGGCAGCCGGGGTCGAGCTTGAGTACCAAGAGGGTGCGGGCGACCATAACTTCGAGTTCTGGAGCCACTGGCTTCCGATAGCGCTGGACCATCTGATCACCCGCTGA
- a CDS encoding PPK2 family polyphosphate kinase, with translation MGKKKDEVVEVDYEAIAAPTLVPPGFHITDLQKQYDPARLPKKLDKAKGKGALKVAKAELAELQDKFYADGDRSLLVILQGMDAAGKDGTIKHVLQGVNPQGIDVYSFKSPSSLERSHDYLWRHEIATPVLGKIAIFNRSQYENVLVTKVHPEYLWPKTSAPTPDDIWAQRYQEINDWEKRLTNQGTVIVKLFLNLSKDEQARRFLSRVDEEDKNWKVSPSDMAERAYWDDYLQAFTDMLNNTSTEYAPWHVLPADHKWFLRLSTIAVILEAMREIDPQYPEVSDDVKQNLEQMRAALKAEL, from the coding sequence GTGGGAAAGAAAAAGGACGAGGTCGTCGAGGTTGACTACGAAGCGATAGCCGCACCAACCCTAGTTCCGCCAGGGTTTCACATAACTGATCTGCAGAAACAGTACGACCCGGCTCGGCTGCCGAAGAAACTCGACAAGGCGAAAGGAAAGGGCGCACTCAAGGTTGCGAAGGCTGAACTGGCCGAGCTACAGGACAAGTTTTATGCGGACGGTGACCGCTCGCTCCTCGTAATCCTCCAGGGCATGGACGCGGCGGGAAAAGACGGCACGATCAAGCATGTCTTGCAAGGAGTGAATCCGCAGGGGATCGACGTGTATTCGTTCAAATCTCCCTCGTCCTTGGAACGATCTCACGACTATCTGTGGCGGCACGAGATTGCGACTCCGGTTCTGGGGAAAATCGCGATTTTCAACCGTTCGCAGTACGAGAATGTGTTGGTCACCAAGGTCCATCCTGAGTATCTTTGGCCGAAGACGTCGGCGCCAACACCGGATGACATCTGGGCGCAGCGCTACCAGGAGATAAATGACTGGGAGAAGCGCCTAACCAACCAGGGAACCGTCATCGTCAAGCTGTTCTTGAACCTGTCCAAGGATGAGCAGGCAAGGCGATTCCTCTCGCGGGTGGACGAGGAGGACAAGAACTGGAAAGTCTCCCCCTCTGACATGGCTGAGCGTGCGTACTGGGACGACTACCTGCAGGCGTTCACGGACATGTTGAACAACACCTCGACCGAGTACGCCCCGTGGCACGTGCTACCAGCGGACCATAAGTGGTTCCTCCGGCTTTCGACTATCGCAGTTATCTTGGAGGCGATGCGCGAGATCGACCCGCAGTACCCGGAAGTCTCGGACGATGTGAAGCAAAATCTGGAGCAGATGCGAGCGGCATTGAAGGCCGAACTCTAG
- the rplK gene encoding 50S ribosomal protein L11 encodes MAPKKKVTGLIKLQIAAGQANPAPPVGPALGQHGVNIMEFCKAYNAATESQRGNIVPVEITVYEDRSFDFITKTPPASEMIKKAAGVAKGSSVPHTDKVGSLTDAQVREIAETKMADLNANDIDAAAKIIAGTARSMGIKVEG; translated from the coding sequence ATGGCACCGAAGAAAAAGGTAACTGGACTTATCAAGCTCCAGATTGCCGCCGGTCAGGCCAACCCCGCGCCGCCAGTCGGCCCGGCACTTGGCCAGCATGGCGTCAACATCATGGAGTTCTGCAAGGCGTACAACGCGGCTACCGAGTCGCAGCGTGGCAACATCGTCCCCGTTGAGATCACGGTTTATGAGGATCGTTCTTTCGACTTCATCACCAAGACCCCTCCGGCATCAGAGATGATCAAGAAGGCCGCTGGCGTTGCAAAGGGCTCGTCTGTTCCTCACACTGACAAGGTCGGATCGCTGACCGATGCTCAGGTTCGTGAGATCGCGGAAACCAAGATGGCCGACCTGAACGCAAACGATATCGACGCTGCGGCGAAGATCATCGCAGGCACTGCCCGCTCAATGGGAATCAAGGTCGAGGGCTAG
- the rplL gene encoding 50S ribosomal protein L7/L12, protein MAKLTNEELIAQFKEMTLIELSDFVKLFEDEFDVTAAAPAAAVVAAPAAGGAAEEVEEKSEFDVVLDSFGSEKIAVIKAVRALTGLGLKEAKEKVDGAPSTIIEGAKKEDAEKAKADIEAAGGTVTLK, encoded by the coding sequence ATGGCGAAGCTGACCAATGAGGAACTGATTGCACAGTTCAAGGAAATGACTCTGATCGAGCTCTCCGACTTCGTGAAGTTGTTCGAGGATGAGTTCGACGTTACCGCTGCTGCTCCTGCAGCCGCTGTTGTTGCTGCTCCTGCAGCCGGTGGCGCCGCTGAAGAAGTGGAAGAGAAGAGCGAGTTCGACGTTGTTCTGGACTCCTTCGGCTCTGAGAAGATCGCCGTTATCAAGGCGGTTCGCGCCCTGACCGGTCTGGGCCTGAAGGAAGCCAAGGAGAAGGTTGACGGAGCTCCGTCCACCATTATTGAGGGTGCCAAGAAGGAAGATGCTGAGAAGGCTAAGGCCGATATCGAGGCTGCTGGCGGTACCGTCACCCTGAAGTAG
- a CDS encoding PadR family transcriptional regulator: protein MISGDAIRGYIDIMILSMLREGPSYAYEMARQISREAEGSYSIKQTTLYSALKRLESTAHVESFPGKSESGKPRTYYQLTDEGRELFVAKCEEWEQTKTLVDRFVKGVL from the coding sequence ATGATCAGCGGCGATGCAATCCGCGGCTATATCGACATCATGATTCTCTCGATGCTAAGAGAAGGCCCCTCATACGCCTACGAGATGGCGAGACAGATCTCGCGCGAGGCCGAGGGATCATATTCGATCAAACAGACGACGCTCTACTCGGCGCTAAAGCGACTAGAGAGTACCGCCCATGTGGAGTCATTCCCCGGCAAGTCTGAGTCCGGAAAGCCACGCACGTACTACCAACTTACCGACGAGGGGCGTGAACTCTTCGTCGCAAAGTGCGAGGAATGGGAACAAACCAAGACCCTCGTCGACCGCTTCGTGAAAGGAGTCCTCTAA
- a CDS encoding permease prefix domain 1-containing protein, with protein sequence MEILDNYLDTMFSRYPLTDKTEEAKRELRAMMEDSYNGALAAGHSPNEALGQAISEFGNIEEVAPLLGLSPKTSGMTGTPAQYETWQSSPWAAPSVSSEAGEPGVAGQWGTAGTWGTRTEFDPAKTQATLREPGVAGQWGTAGTWGTRTEFDPTKTQDTLRESGIAGQRDTAGTQGARTEFDPAKTQATLRESGRRAITLAQAKNYAEVMRRTRWMSGIAVALLVVSPAALIGFAVAFPDDQSPRYALGLIVGFMVLLPLVGVGVGLLVWRGQQLAPFHRITASLDYCTPEVEQFATSLRQEHSGARTRGLIIAIAVWILAAFPILSAGIFTSGWEQERADPLIAIGLVVTELLVAIGLLVFLPSNWADSAATKLLVTSPESVQDEYTEFLTDRYPTWVRAVFSAFWLVITSAYLAWSFPTGDWHLTWIIWPIAAVLFAAFTAVITAVYPPEKPPNN encoded by the coding sequence ATGGAAATCCTCGACAATTACCTGGACACAATGTTCTCTCGGTATCCGCTTACTGACAAGACGGAAGAGGCGAAGCGCGAGCTTCGCGCCATGATGGAGGACTCATACAACGGCGCACTCGCGGCGGGGCACTCCCCGAACGAGGCATTAGGCCAAGCTATCTCCGAGTTCGGCAACATTGAAGAGGTGGCACCACTCTTGGGTCTCAGCCCCAAGACTTCAGGGATGACCGGCACGCCCGCCCAATACGAAACCTGGCAGTCCTCGCCGTGGGCGGCTCCCTCCGTATCCAGCGAGGCTGGAGAACCGGGCGTCGCCGGACAGTGGGGCACCGCGGGAACTTGGGGCACGAGGACAGAGTTCGACCCAGCGAAAACACAGGCCACCCTAAGAGAACCGGGCGTCGCCGGACAGTGGGGCACCGCGGGAACTTGGGGCACGAGGACAGAGTTCGACCCAACGAAAACACAGGACACCCTAAGAGAGTCCGGCATCGCCGGACAGCGGGACACCGCGGGAACTCAGGGCGCGAGAACAGAGTTCGACCCAGCGAAAACACAGGCCACCCTGCGAGAGTCCGGCCGCCGTGCCATCACGCTCGCGCAAGCAAAAAACTATGCCGAGGTTATGAGACGAACCCGATGGATGTCTGGGATTGCAGTGGCCCTATTAGTTGTTTCCCCAGCTGCCCTAATCGGATTTGCAGTCGCGTTCCCAGACGACCAAAGCCCACGATACGCCCTTGGGCTAATCGTTGGTTTCATGGTTCTGTTGCCGCTGGTCGGGGTTGGAGTCGGACTGCTTGTTTGGCGTGGGCAACAGCTCGCACCTTTCCACCGAATCACTGCTTCCCTTGATTACTGCACTCCAGAGGTCGAACAGTTCGCCACAAGCTTGCGGCAGGAGCATTCTGGGGCGAGGACTCGCGGACTTATCATCGCAATTGCGGTCTGGATTCTTGCGGCGTTCCCAATACTCTCAGCGGGTATCTTCACGAGCGGGTGGGAACAAGAGCGGGCGGATCCCCTGATCGCAATCGGTTTGGTGGTGACCGAGTTGCTAGTAGCCATCGGACTCTTGGTTTTCCTACCGAGCAACTGGGCGGATTCTGCGGCAACGAAGTTGCTAGTTACCTCGCCCGAATCGGTACAGGATGAATACACCGAGTTTCTCACCGACAGATATCCGACGTGGGTTCGAGCCGTCTTCTCCGCGTTCTGGCTGGTGATCACGTCCGCCTATTTGGCTTGGAGTTTCCCGACGGGCGACTGGCATCTCACCTGGATCATTTGGCCAATCGCGGCAGTCCTGTTTGCAGCATTCACCGCCGTTATCACCGCGGTCTACCCTCCGGAAAAGCCACCTAACAACTAG
- a CDS encoding GNAT family N-acetyltransferase, whose protein sequence is MTEVRVTAGKVPPVEQLLDLYDAVGWSSYTQNPERLVDGVKGSLRVVTAHSKEDQLVGLARIVGDGHTIAYLQDVLVHPDWQRSGIGAWLIREAFLPYEHVHQQVLLTDNEPAQRAFYESLGFAEIRDVPNEELRAFVRFNRS, encoded by the coding sequence ATGACTGAAGTTCGAGTGACCGCAGGAAAGGTTCCCCCGGTCGAGCAGTTGTTAGACCTATATGATGCGGTCGGATGGAGTTCATACACCCAGAATCCCGAGCGTCTTGTTGACGGAGTCAAGGGTTCTCTGCGGGTCGTGACGGCGCACTCGAAAGAGGATCAGCTTGTCGGCCTCGCTCGAATTGTCGGCGACGGACACACTATCGCCTATCTGCAGGACGTCCTTGTCCACCCAGACTGGCAGCGAAGCGGCATCGGTGCATGGCTGATTCGGGAAGCTTTTCTTCCCTACGAACACGTCCATCAGCAGGTTCTTCTTACCGACAATGAACCGGCCCAGCGAGCGTTCTACGAATCACTCGGTTTCGCGGAGATCAGGGACGTCCCGAATGAGGAACTACGCGCTTTCGTTCGCTTCAATAGGTCCTAG
- the rplA gene encoding 50S ribosomal protein L1 → MAKRSKKYQAAAEKIVPGVLYTPAEAMKLAKETSVTSFPSTVEGAFRLGVDPRKADQMVRGTVSLPNGTGKTARVLVFAVGDKAQQAEEAGADIVGGDELIEEVSKGFTDFDVAVATPDMMGKVGRLGRVLGPRGLMPNPKTGTVTMDVAKAVTDIKGGRIEFRVDKHSNVHVVLGNTDFSAKALTENYAALIEEILRLRPSSSKGRYILKANVSTTMGPGIPVDPAKVRDLVAEEEA, encoded by the coding sequence ATGGCAAAGCGCTCAAAGAAGTACCAGGCAGCGGCCGAGAAAATCGTGCCCGGTGTCCTGTACACCCCCGCCGAGGCTATGAAGCTCGCTAAGGAGACTTCCGTAACCTCGTTCCCTTCTACTGTTGAAGGTGCGTTCCGTCTTGGAGTTGACCCTCGTAAGGCCGACCAGATGGTTCGTGGCACCGTTTCCCTCCCCAACGGCACAGGCAAGACTGCACGGGTCCTAGTCTTCGCCGTGGGCGACAAAGCGCAGCAGGCTGAAGAAGCAGGCGCCGACATTGTCGGTGGCGATGAACTAATCGAAGAGGTCTCGAAGGGCTTCACCGATTTTGACGTCGCGGTAGCAACCCCGGACATGATGGGTAAGGTCGGTCGTCTCGGACGCGTCCTCGGCCCTCGTGGACTAATGCCCAACCCGAAGACCGGCACCGTCACCATGGATGTGGCGAAGGCTGTCACTGACATCAAGGGCGGCCGTATCGAGTTCCGCGTTGACAAGCACAGCAACGTTCACGTTGTTTTGGGTAACACGGACTTCAGCGCGAAGGCTCTGACCGAGAACTATGCGGCGTTGATTGAGGAAATCCTCCGCTTGCGTCCTTCGAGCTCCAAGGGTCGTTACATCCTGAAGGCTAATGTCTCCACCACGATGGGTCCCGGTATCCCGGTTGACCCAGCGAAGGTTCGTGACCTGGTGGCTGAGGAAGAAGCCTAG
- the secE gene encoding preprotein translocase subunit SecE codes for MSQTTSLPGGDDALPELPSNAQVGRKDRTKSEATRRRDDVEDEKRPNIFQRIVIFLKEVIGELKKVHYPSKEELWTYFLVVIVFVAAMMVFTGVIDLAFGQVSKLVFG; via the coding sequence GTGAGCCAAACGACCAGCCTTCCAGGCGGGGATGACGCCCTACCCGAGCTGCCCTCGAACGCGCAGGTAGGTCGCAAAGACCGTACGAAGAGTGAGGCAACACGTCGCCGCGACGACGTGGAGGATGAGAAGCGGCCAAATATCTTCCAGCGGATTGTAATTTTCCTCAAAGAGGTGATCGGGGAGCTAAAGAAGGTTCACTATCCCTCAAAAGAAGAACTTTGGACCTACTTCTTGGTCGTGATCGTATTCGTTGCCGCGATGATGGTTTTCACAGGCGTCATTGATCTGGCATTTGGACAGGTTTCTAAGTTAGTATTTGGTTGA